The Colius striatus isolate bColStr4 chromosome 9, bColStr4.1.hap1, whole genome shotgun sequence genome contains the following window.
GTCAGGGCGGGTGGAGGCAGCCCCACAGGCAGGCAGGGTCCCCAGCTCTGCTTGGGCAGGGCTACAGCCAGCAAGGAGGGGGCTACTCACCCACGCACTGGCCTGTCTTACTGGAGGTCTCAAAGAGCTCTGCCTTGATCTCTGAAAGGGAGGCCAAGGTTAGTGCTGGGTGCAGgatgcagccccacagcctcagcCAGCTCCCAGAACCACCCCTCGGCacaagctgccagcagcaccaggctggcagggccctAAGGCAGGGCTTGCGGCCCCTTGGCCCAGCTGGCCGTGTCCCTGCCCATGTCAGGACAGGCTGTGCCCAGAGAGGTCCATACCGACAGCCCCAGTGCCTGGAGCCGCCAGCCCCGCCGGGGGTCCAGGGCAAGGGCTGAGCCCCCCGTGCCTCCACCCCCCAACACTCTTGGTGCCGCGCAGCCGTGGCAGGGCCGGCAGCGCCCAGCACAGCCGCCAGCATCCCAGTGCCACACGGTACCGTCAGCATAGTCTTGCACGTCGTGGAAGTCGACCCCCCGcttcctcctgtcctcctccagcaggtcactctTGGTGCCGCACAGGTAAATCCGGCAGCCCTGCGGCGGGCAGAGGACTGGGAGGGACACACCgagggcccggccccgccgcccatCCCGAGCCTCCCACCCATGCCCGTGGGTGCGTGTCCCACCCCTCCTCCCGTACCTCCTCGCAGTTCTGCAGCTCATTCACCCAGAACTTGGCTcgctggaaactgctgctgtCGGTGAGATCTAGCGGACACGGGTCAGGGGCTGCCCGCTCCCTCCCGCGCCCACCCTGGCCGGTGCCACACGGCAGCCGCCGGCTCCTTCCCGGTCCCGCCGCACCGTGCCCTTACCGTAGCAGACGACGGCGGCCCGTGCCCCGCGGTAGTAGATGCGGCTCATGGCCTCGTAGCGCTCCGAGCCGGCCGTGTCCTGGGGGCGAGAGGTGTCTGCGGACGGCCGTCTCGGGGAACCCCCTGCCTGGGGGGGCGACAGCCCCGGGGTGCTGGCACAGCCCTTGTCCCCGCACTCACCCAGATCCCCAGCGTCACCGCCTGGTCCCCCACGGTCAGCACCTTGGCCACGAAGGCGGCCCCGATCGTCTGGAACAAGAGGAGCGGGAGGCGGTGGCGGCACCGGCCCGGGGGCTGGCCTAGGAACACGGCGGGAACCGGCCCGGGGACATGGGGGGAAAACCCACCGGGGACGTGGGTGGGAGCCGCCGTCCCGGAgacgggcggcggcggggaacGGCCgcgcacacgcacacacacgcgcacacacagacaccgcggggccgggccggcggaGGCGGCGGGGAACGGCCgcgcacacgcacacacacacagacaccgcggggccgggccgggggaggcggcggccggCAGCGGCGCGCTCACTCACGTTCTGGTAGGGCCCGGCGCGGAAGCGGCGGTGGGCGCAGCGCTCCACCAGGCTGCTCTTGCCcaccccctcctgccccagcagcacgaCCTTCGCGTCCACGCGCCGCCCGCTCATCctcgcgccgccgccgcgggccggggccggctcCGGGCGGGGCGGCGGAAgcgcgcggcgcggggcgggccggaagtgcgcggcgcggggcggcgcggcgcgcgGCGCTGCGGGACGGGACGAGGCCGCATGGCGGCCGCCCATCAGGCGCGGGCCGGAGCGggcgcggcggcgcggccctgagcggcggcggcggcccatGGGGAAGTACTGCGCCAGCCTGGGCGTCCTCAAGGGGCCCTGGGACCAGGTCTTCGCCGCCTTCTGGCAGCGCTACCCCAACCCCTACAGGTGCGgcccgccgcccggccccgcgcacCGGCCCAGCTGCGGGCTGGCGGTGTCGCGGCTCTGCGCTTCGTGTCCCCTCCGCAGCCCTTTgcctgctccctcccctcccgTCTCCTGGGATACACCGCAGGGGCAGCTGGCTCCCCATCTCCCTCCTCGCCCTCCTTTCCCCACGGTGGCGCCGGTAGCTTCCAGCCCTGGCCGCTGGCCACGAGCGGGACCTGatattttcctcttcctgcCCCCTTTAGCAAACATGTCCTGACCGAAGACATCGTGCACCGGGAGGTGACGGCGGACCACAAGCTGCTCTCCCGGCGCCTCCTGACCAAGACCAACCGCATGCCCCGCTGGGCAGAGCGCTTCTTCCCAGCCAACGTCGCCCACTCCGTCTACATCCTGGAGGACTCTATCGTGGACCCCAAGAACCGAACCATGACCACGTTCACCTGGAACATCAACCACGCGCGCCTGATGGTAGGTGCTGGCGGGTGGGTGGGCGGCAGCGCTGGGCAGTGCCCACAGACAGCTTGTGCCTTGTGCAGGTGGTGGAGGAGCGCTGCGTGTACCAGGTGAACCCAGAGAACAGCAACTGGACCGAGGTCAAGCGGGAAGCCTGGGTCTCTTCCAGCCTCTTTGGCGTCTCGCGGGCCATTCAGGTGAGTGCTGCCACCTGCCCCGGCACCACCGTCAGCCCCCTCTGCTTTGGAGAGGACCTAAAGCTGCTGCCCTCCGCTCtactcctttcctctcctgctttttTCTGCCCTTTCCCCTCATCCTCGTGAGCTCCCAGGAGCCCACCAAATGTTTGGGACCTGGCAAACTGAGACAAAGCCCCGG
Protein-coding sequences here:
- the RAB24 gene encoding ras-related protein Rab-24 isoform X2 — its product is MSGRRVDAKVVLLGQEGVGKSSLVERCAHRRFRAGPYQNTIGAAFVAKVLTVGDQAVTLGIWDTAGSERYEAMSRIYYRGARAAVVCYDLTDSSSFQRAKFWVNELQNCEEGCRIYLCGTKSDLLEEDRRKRGVDFHDVQDYADEIKAELFETSSKTGQCVDELFQKVAEDYINFTAFQVMTEEKGVDLGQRSGAYLYSCCHH
- the PRELID1 gene encoding PRELI domain-containing protein 1, mitochondrial, whose amino-acid sequence is MGKYCASLGVLKGPWDQVFAAFWQRYPNPYSKHVLTEDIVHREVTADHKLLSRRLLTKTNRMPRWAERFFPANVAHSVYILEDSIVDPKNRTMTTFTWNINHARLMVVEERCVYQVNPENSNWTEVKREAWVSSSLFGVSRAIQEFGLARFKSNVTKSTKGFEYVLARMQGEAPSKTLVETAKEATEKAKETALAATEKAKDLASKAATKKKQYV
- the RAB24 gene encoding ras-related protein Rab-24 isoform X1 yields the protein MSGRRVDAKVVLLGQEGVGKSSLVERCAHRRFRAGPYQNTIGAAFVAKVLTVGDQAVTLGIWDTAGSERYEAMSRIYYRGARAAVVCYDLTDSSSFQRAKFWVNELQNCEEGCRIYLCGTKSDLLEEDRRKRGVDFHDVQDYADEIKAELFETSSKTGQCVDELFQKVAEDYINFTAFQVMTAPCPRSLPEEKGVDLGQRSGAYLYSCCHH